A window of Paenibacillus polygoni contains these coding sequences:
- a CDS encoding YqeG family HAD IIIA-type phosphatase — MFKRLIPKLQVETVFDIDLEALYERGYRGIITDLDNTLVGAKAPEATPELIAWFEKVRDAGFKLVIVSNNKLTRVSTFATPLQIEYVHEARKPSNTPFRKAMKMMDLTEEQTIVVGDQMLTDVFGGNRLGLFTVLVLPIAIADEGIMTKFNRRIERIALSRLRRKGLWLEEEKKK, encoded by the coding sequence TTGTTTAAAAGGCTAATACCAAAACTCCAGGTGGAAACCGTGTTTGATATTGATTTGGAAGCATTATATGAACGTGGATATCGCGGGATTATTACCGATCTTGATAACACACTTGTGGGAGCCAAGGCACCTGAAGCAACCCCGGAACTCATCGCTTGGTTCGAGAAGGTGAGAGATGCTGGGTTTAAACTGGTCATTGTTTCCAACAACAAGTTGACTCGGGTGTCTACTTTTGCTACTCCCTTACAGATTGAGTATGTACATGAGGCACGAAAGCCCTCGAACACCCCGTTTCGCAAAGCAATGAAAATGATGGACTTAACAGAAGAGCAGACGATTGTAGTCGGAGATCAGATGCTTACGGATGTGTTTGGAGGAAACAGACTAGGACTTTTTACTGTTCTGGTGCTGCCCATTGCAATTGCAGACGAAGGGATTATGACGAAGTTTAACAGACGGATCGAACGTATTGCGTTATCTCGTCTACGCAGGAAAGGCCTATGGCTTGAGGAGGAAAAGAAAAAATGA
- a CDS encoding transglutaminase TgpA family protein — MRIFSSRQKRSWYDAFALLWIVIIGMQWVSYTEPIWFQQTTTLVAVTLISVAICEMILPFRTSIRMILKFILIGFILYYVLSFYGIFIPNGTLPENLIAFVASLNPYVWFAICTWVMMECIIRLITDARKVLMFLGLNIVALGILDSFTPSVLWKEVAWTAFAGMAWLVCLHLRSFQIKYPLGWKRLRRNPFKIVANVIVIFSLIIVVGVNMPIIPPILTDPYTAWVKNRGDSTQPNFSATGENGSFTNSESGYSREDNQLGGGFNYDYSPVMTIYTSERSYWRGETRDEYSGTGWQDPSYSRRSFDDADLGSELHNDGAAARGNTKQVTQSVTMLNDKVYPVLFGAYAINEVVSVDGESEASTLLWKSEQAELHWDGSRDTPFPRTYTIQSEVPLIPVDTIKAKTYEELYGTDEINSDYLQIPNRFPKRVTELAKEITATSEYPYEKVSLLQNYLTTNFSYTNNPDLSLKQSNDFVDGFLFEIKEGYCDYFSTSLVMMARSLDIPARWVKGYAPGQADFAEDAAFSQYNDEMSSMSYVVTNADAHSWAEVYFGEEYGWIPVEATPGFNMPLLTSTEDADPEETPKEEDEVQPEETKEPITNEKDEAFTVSPIIGWTAVSVLILWAGYIIWRNRYNLHFYVLRLRIGKPLTPDQKVVVETERWIRSVRRKGLRREQHETLRESVTRWGQEVPVVAAELSELLRQFEMARYSPDHVQENAWQEVQDIAAQMKKRLKSARV; from the coding sequence ATGAGGATCTTTTCTAGCAGACAAAAACGTTCTTGGTATGACGCATTCGCATTATTATGGATTGTCATCATCGGGATGCAGTGGGTCTCTTACACAGAGCCTATTTGGTTTCAGCAGACGACCACACTTGTTGCCGTCACATTAATCAGTGTAGCGATCTGTGAGATGATTCTACCTTTTCGTACAAGTATTCGAATGATTCTGAAATTCATCCTTATCGGATTTATTTTATATTATGTATTATCTTTTTACGGTATTTTTATACCAAACGGCACCTTGCCTGAGAACCTTATTGCCTTTGTTGCCAGCCTGAATCCATATGTTTGGTTTGCAATTTGTACGTGGGTGATGATGGAGTGTATCATCCGGCTGATAACCGATGCAAGAAAAGTGCTGATGTTTCTTGGTTTGAACATTGTTGCGCTAGGTATTCTGGATTCTTTCACACCTTCTGTCCTATGGAAAGAAGTAGCTTGGACTGCCTTTGCAGGAATGGCTTGGCTTGTATGTCTGCATCTTCGGTCATTCCAGATCAAATATCCTCTAGGCTGGAAAAGATTACGGCGTAATCCTTTTAAAATTGTTGCCAACGTGATTGTTATCTTTTCTCTGATTATCGTTGTCGGAGTTAATATGCCGATTATACCTCCGATCTTAACCGATCCTTACACGGCATGGGTTAAGAATAGAGGGGATAGTACACAACCGAATTTTTCTGCTACTGGGGAGAATGGAAGCTTCACTAACTCTGAATCTGGATATAGCAGAGAAGATAATCAGCTCGGCGGTGGGTTCAATTATGACTATTCTCCTGTTATGACAATATATACGTCAGAGCGGAGTTACTGGCGTGGTGAAACACGGGATGAGTATTCCGGTACAGGTTGGCAGGATCCTTCTTATTCTCGGAGATCCTTTGATGATGCGGATCTCGGAAGTGAACTTCATAACGACGGTGCTGCGGCTCGGGGAAATACGAAGCAAGTAACCCAATCCGTTACCATGCTTAATGATAAGGTGTATCCTGTTCTATTTGGTGCGTATGCGATTAATGAAGTGGTCTCCGTTGATGGAGAGAGCGAAGCAAGTACGCTGCTGTGGAAAAGTGAACAAGCTGAGCTTCACTGGGATGGGAGCCGTGACACGCCTTTTCCTAGAACCTATACGATTCAGTCGGAAGTGCCGCTAATTCCAGTGGACACAATTAAAGCGAAAACATACGAAGAACTGTACGGAACAGATGAGATAAATTCGGATTACTTACAGATTCCTAATCGTTTCCCTAAACGAGTTACCGAACTTGCAAAAGAAATTACAGCAACTTCAGAATATCCGTATGAAAAGGTCAGTTTACTGCAAAACTATTTAACAACCAATTTCAGTTACACAAACAATCCCGATCTATCGTTAAAACAAAGCAATGACTTTGTAGATGGGTTTCTGTTTGAAATAAAAGAAGGATATTGTGATTATTTCTCGACTTCACTTGTCATGATGGCACGTTCTTTAGATATTCCGGCCAGATGGGTAAAAGGCTATGCTCCTGGTCAGGCTGATTTTGCTGAGGATGCTGCGTTCTCACAGTATAATGATGAGATGTCTTCTATGTCATACGTGGTAACAAATGCCGATGCTCACTCTTGGGCTGAAGTGTATTTTGGAGAGGAATACGGCTGGATTCCGGTGGAAGCGACTCCGGGGTTCAATATGCCGCTCCTTACGAGTACAGAAGATGCAGATCCAGAGGAAACACCTAAGGAAGAAGATGAGGTTCAGCCAGAAGAAACAAAAGAACCGATTACAAATGAAAAGGATGAGGCTTTTACCGTAAGTCCGATTATTGGATGGACGGCTGTATCAGTACTCATCCTATGGGCAGGATATATTATATGGCGCAATCGATATAATCTGCATTTCTATGTGCTTAGATTAAGAATAGGTAAGCCGCTTACACCGGATCAAAAAGTCGTCGTAGAAACAGAGCGGTGGATTCGTTCGGTTCGGCGTAAAGGGCTGCGCCGAGAGCAGCACGAAACGCTTCGAGAATCGGTTACAAGATGGGGGCAAGAAGTTCCTGTAGTCGCAGCTGAGCTCTCTGAACTGCTAAGACAATTTGAAATGGCAAGATATAGCCCGGATCATGTGCAGGAGAATGCTTGGCAAGAGGTACAAGACATAGCTGCACAAATGAAGAAAAGGCTGAAATCGGCACGGGTGTAA
- a CDS encoding DUF58 domain-containing protein, translating into MLRPARFRPLQSMKSRLWVVLLVWITCLFYVLFQGGKTSIMLFGMVSLLSIYLVLGKFNGTARTKGVRKLTSGNEHADLLHAGDQVQVRLDLQIPGILPLPYVVIREVLKRHNGESWSFEESLIPNMRGNGTLIFQTPPLERGKYDFTDTECVSEDIFGLIEHKGKFQAQGSFRVLPRTIFIPYWQLYDRNSKLSGPQTAMMKSRRETTQINGVRDYVYGDRLSRIHWNATAKTGQWKSKEFEHESVPKTMIVLDSRALGYKNSEHYELAISAAASLLEYGSRERMGMGLCTLSEKPACFQPTDSLNERYKMMHHLVDLDSSGTGNLLSGVQESIRFFPQGAFFVLISAEHNSEIMETLRFAGSRGMTACHIQIISKSEPKSESEWISLLRTRGIKGYRVSDLQELPSVLGGGNA; encoded by the coding sequence ATGCTGAGACCGGCGCGGTTTAGACCGTTGCAATCTATGAAATCCAGACTATGGGTGGTGCTGCTAGTATGGATTACATGTCTGTTTTACGTTTTGTTTCAAGGCGGCAAAACATCGATCATGCTTTTTGGTATGGTCAGCTTACTGAGTATATATTTAGTGCTCGGCAAGTTTAACGGAACTGCCCGAACGAAGGGTGTACGCAAATTAACTTCGGGTAACGAACATGCAGATCTGCTTCATGCAGGCGATCAAGTTCAAGTACGGCTGGATTTACAGATTCCCGGCATACTTCCATTGCCATATGTTGTGATTAGAGAAGTATTAAAACGTCATAATGGAGAATCTTGGTCATTTGAAGAAAGTCTGATTCCGAATATGCGGGGAAACGGTACCCTTATTTTTCAAACTCCGCCGCTTGAACGGGGAAAATATGATTTTACAGATACAGAATGTGTGAGTGAAGATATTTTCGGACTGATTGAGCATAAAGGGAAATTTCAAGCCCAAGGTTCATTCAGAGTACTGCCGAGAACCATTTTTATCCCGTACTGGCAGCTGTATGATCGAAACTCCAAGTTATCGGGTCCGCAGACAGCAATGATGAAATCTCGCCGAGAGACAACACAAATTAATGGGGTTCGTGATTACGTGTATGGAGACCGTTTATCTCGGATTCACTGGAATGCTACAGCAAAAACAGGGCAGTGGAAATCGAAGGAATTTGAACATGAATCTGTGCCGAAAACGATGATTGTCTTAGATTCACGAGCACTCGGCTATAAAAATTCAGAACATTATGAACTTGCCATTTCAGCCGCAGCCTCACTTCTCGAATACGGCAGCCGAGAACGGATGGGCATGGGGCTATGTACCCTTAGCGAGAAACCTGCTTGTTTTCAGCCGACCGACAGCTTAAATGAACGTTATAAAATGATGCACCATCTAGTCGATCTGGATTCCAGTGGAACTGGAAATTTACTTTCGGGCGTGCAGGAATCGATTCGTTTCTTCCCGCAAGGTGCATTTTTTGTGCTCATTTCGGCCGAACATAATTCAGAGATTATGGAAACACTCCGTTTTGCAGGTTCGAGGGGAATGACAGCGTGTCATATTCAAATCATCAGCAAATCTGAACCAAAGTCAGAAAGCGAATGGATCTCATTGCTTCGTACTCGAGGAATAAAAGGGTATAGGGTGTCTGATTTGCAAGAGCTGCCCTCAGTTCTAGGAGGAGGGAATGCATGA